The Candidatus Rubidus massiliensis DNA segment TAAACCAATTTTGAAATAAAGAACTGTTAAAAAGTAATATGGTGACAAATGCTGCGTAACAAAAGCGCACAAGATTTTGAGCGCAAATTGCAGAAAAAAATATTACTTCTTGTTCTTTACCTAAGAAAACAAATTTAGGCAAAGTTTTGTAAACAAAGGAACGGTCTTTCTTTAAATATTTAGTCCAATCTCTTTGATGAATTTTTCTAAATGCATTAATTAGAGCAGTTAAAGAAAAGCTCGCTATTAAAGTTATAAGTAATAGCGAAAAAAAAATAATATTAATCAAGCGCAGCCTATAAATAATTAAAAATATACATAACAGTTTATATTTAAATTATCACAAAAAATAATGTATGACAATCATTGAGAAATTGAATAATTTAAAAGATATTGGGGAGATTGTTTTTTAAGTAACCCATAAATTCTTTTTCTTTAGCTCTCATGATCAATCTATCTGATTCTTCGATGTCGTCGAATCCTATTAAATGTAAAAGACCATGAACGACGTATAAATAAAGCTCTTCTAAAGAATTAGTATGATTATTCTTTGCATATTGAACAGCCGTTTGGGGACAAACAAAAATTTCGCCTAATATGCGGTAGGGTTCATCTTCACTATCTAGCGGAAACGAGATACAATCAGTGGGGGAGGGGTCTGAAAAAAAATCCTCATGAAGCTTACATATTTCTTCTTCGGTTACGAAATAAATGGCTGCTTCATCAGCTTTAATTTTATAAAATGCTAAAAATGTTTTG contains these protein-coding regions:
- the ybeY gene encoding Endoribonuclease YbeY: MKIHIENNQIDLSFDKKNIIKIVKTFLAFYKIKADEAAIYFVTEEEICKLHEDFFSDPSPTDCISFPLDSEDEPYRILGEIFVCPQTAVQYAKNNHTNSLEELYLYVVHGLLHLIGFDDIEESDRLIMRAKEKEFMGYLKNNLPNIF